The proteins below are encoded in one region of Sphingomonas sp.:
- a CDS encoding alpha/beta hydrolase, translated as MDRRDLLAAGLAGTLLAPAARAQAPDGPIKPDASFNLWLGEAPGLTNAALDDHILARSQDPAFPDRAMDRIRTPRLDVFRAATPNGAAMLIIPGGGYSRVVLDKEGYEIAPWLAARGITAFVLFYRLPGQGWRDRMDTPLADAQRAMRLIRARAAEFRIDAKRVGAMGFSAGGHLCASLATAHARKTYEAVDGADAIDPRPILAAPIYPVVSMDPAIAHGGSRSQLLGPGATAEDARRHSPEQNVTAATPPCFLLHAEDDETVPVDNGIRLRAALKAAGVPVETHIFEKGGHGFGWGRRTEGLPVHAWPKLFLAWAKAHSLVG; from the coding sequence ATGGACCGCCGTGACCTTCTCGCCGCCGGGCTCGCCGGCACGCTGCTGGCCCCGGCCGCGCGGGCGCAGGCGCCCGACGGCCCGATCAAACCCGACGCCAGCTTCAATCTCTGGCTCGGCGAGGCTCCCGGCCTCACCAATGCCGCGCTCGACGATCATATCCTGGCACGAAGCCAGGACCCCGCCTTCCCCGATCGCGCGATGGACCGTATCCGCACGCCCCGCCTCGATGTGTTCCGCGCCGCCACTCCCAACGGCGCGGCGATGCTCATCATTCCCGGCGGCGGTTACAGCCGTGTCGTGCTCGACAAGGAAGGCTATGAGATCGCCCCGTGGCTCGCCGCCCGCGGCATCACCGCGTTCGTCCTCTTCTACCGCCTGCCCGGCCAGGGCTGGCGCGACCGGATGGATACTCCACTCGCCGATGCCCAGCGCGCGATGCGGCTGATCCGCGCGCGCGCGGCCGAATTCCGCATCGACGCCAAGCGGGTCGGCGCGATGGGTTTCTCCGCCGGCGGGCATCTATGCGCCAGCCTCGCCACGGCGCATGCGCGCAAGACCTACGAGGCCGTGGATGGCGCCGATGCGATCGACCCCCGCCCGATACTCGCCGCGCCGATCTACCCGGTGGTGTCGATGGACCCCGCGATCGCACATGGCGGTTCGCGCAGCCAGCTCCTCGGCCCCGGCGCCACCGCCGAAGACGCCCGGCGCCATTCGCCCGAGCAAAACGTCACCGCCGCCACCCCGCCCTGCTTCCTCCTTCATGCCGAGGATGACGAGACCGTGCCCGTCGACAACGGCATCCGCCTCCGCGCCGCGCTCAAAGCGGCGGGGGTGCCGGTCGAGACGCATATCTTCGAAAAAGGCGGCCACGGCTTCGGCTGGGGCCGGCGCACCGAGGGGCTACCGGTGCACGCCTGGCCCAAGCTGTTCCTGGCCTGGGCGAAGGCGCACAGCCTGGTGGGCTAG
- a CDS encoding alpha/beta hydrolase encodes MTIFNPHDEHSPIILTVPGLGGSGPSHWQTLWEQSRPDTSRVELGMWDTPHRNAWVTKLDQAIRQAQAPVVLAAHSLGCLAVAWWAELAGQPFGYPVAGALLVAPADVDRPGVRPELGAFRPAPASPLPFPSIVVASSDDPWVAADRARGMARSWGSFFVDAGPQGHLNAASGIGWWHEGQQLLDRVLDTASDRSGRIRSAADARSVLAINATDAAQSHYLGNPA; translated from the coding sequence ATGACGATCTTCAATCCCCACGACGAACATTCGCCGATCATCCTTACCGTTCCCGGACTAGGCGGCTCGGGCCCGTCGCACTGGCAGACCCTGTGGGAGCAATCGCGGCCGGATACGAGCCGGGTCGAGCTCGGCATGTGGGACACGCCGCACCGCAATGCCTGGGTGACCAAGCTCGATCAGGCGATCCGCCAGGCGCAGGCACCGGTGGTGCTCGCCGCGCACAGTCTCGGCTGCCTCGCCGTCGCATGGTGGGCCGAACTCGCCGGTCAGCCGTTCGGCTATCCGGTCGCCGGTGCGCTGCTGGTCGCGCCTGCCGATGTCGATCGGCCCGGTGTCCGCCCCGAACTGGGCGCCTTCCGCCCCGCCCCCGCCAGTCCCCTCCCCTTTCCCTCGATCGTCGTGGCAAGCAGCGACGATCCGTGGGTCGCGGCGGATCGCGCCCGCGGCATGGCGCGCAGCTGGGGCAGTTTCTTCGTCGATGCCGGGCCTCAAGGGCATCTCAACGCTGCCAGCGGGATCGGCTGGTGGCACGAGGGCCAGCAATTGCTCGATCGCGTCCTCGATACCGCATCGGATCGCAGTGGCCGCATCCGTTCCGCCGCCGATGCCCGTTCGGTGCTGGCGATCAACGCCACCGACGCCGCCCAGTCGCACTATCTCGGCAATCCCGCATGA
- a CDS encoding MerC domain-containing protein → MSLPIARFWGAIDARFDRIAIGISGLCLVHCLTTTILLTVISSAGGLLNPAIHEVGLTLAIGFGIVALGRGIFTHGYMMPAVVGSFGIGIMAGALSLPHGEFEIFWTLVGVSLVALGHDLNRRATY, encoded by the coding sequence GTGAGTCTTCCGATCGCCCGATTCTGGGGCGCCATCGACGCACGCTTCGATCGCATCGCGATCGGGATCAGCGGCTTGTGCCTCGTCCACTGCCTGACCACTACGATCCTGCTGACCGTGATCTCCTCGGCCGGTGGTTTGCTCAACCCGGCGATCCACGAGGTCGGCCTGACGCTGGCGATCGGTTTCGGCATCGTCGCGCTGGGTCGCGGCATCTTCACCCATGGCTATATGATGCCCGCGGTGGTCGGTTCGTTCGGCATCGGCATCATGGCCGGCGCGCTCAGCCTGCCGCACGGCGAGTTCGAGATTTTCTGGACGCTGGTCGGCGTCAGCCTCGTCGCGCTCGGCCACGACCTCAACCGGCGCGCGACCTACTGA
- a CDS encoding efflux RND transporter periplasmic adaptor subunit translates to MRNLIGLIALAAMTAGCSGAGGTQAKGREAPLVTAAAAESVRFVERIDAVGTARANEQVTLAAPVTERITRLNFDDGAFVQRGQIIAVLSAGQENAQLAEAGARSREARQQLDRLQQLKARGFATNSAVDAQTALAGQASAQAAAARASIGDRIIRAPFSGWVSLRNISAGAVVTSGTEIAQISDISRIKLDFAVPETLLAQVRPGQAIEARAAAYPDQPFRGTIATVDPVLNAETRAATVRAILANGDRKLKPGMLLSVSIESAARTSTAVPELAVVGEGDKNFVFVLDGDKVKRVPVTPGLRQNGKVEILEGLAPGQRVVTEGVVKIADGQKVRVAGAAQPRTQAR, encoded by the coding sequence ATGCGAAATTTAATTGGATTGATTGCGCTCGCCGCGATGACCGCCGGGTGCTCGGGAGCGGGTGGCACGCAGGCGAAAGGCCGCGAGGCGCCGCTGGTAACCGCCGCCGCTGCGGAATCGGTACGCTTCGTCGAGCGGATCGACGCGGTCGGAACCGCGCGCGCCAACGAGCAGGTGACACTGGCGGCGCCGGTTACCGAGCGCATCACCCGGCTCAATTTCGACGATGGCGCCTTTGTCCAGCGCGGGCAGATCATCGCGGTGCTGTCGGCGGGGCAGGAAAATGCCCAGCTTGCCGAAGCGGGTGCCCGCTCGCGCGAGGCGCGGCAGCAACTCGACCGGCTCCAGCAATTGAAGGCGCGCGGCTTCGCGACCAACAGCGCGGTGGATGCCCAGACCGCGCTCGCCGGGCAGGCCAGCGCGCAGGCGGCGGCGGCCAGGGCTTCGATCGGCGATCGCATAATCCGCGCGCCCTTCTCCGGTTGGGTGTCGCTGCGCAATATCTCGGCGGGCGCGGTGGTGACCTCGGGTACCGAGATCGCCCAAATCAGCGACATCTCGCGCATCAAGCTCGATTTCGCGGTGCCCGAGACGCTGCTGGCGCAGGTCCGGCCGGGGCAGGCGATCGAGGCGCGGGCGGCGGCCTATCCCGATCAGCCGTTCCGCGGCACCATCGCCACGGTCGATCCGGTTCTTAATGCGGAGACTCGCGCGGCGACGGTGCGCGCGATCCTCGCCAATGGCGACCGCAAGCTGAAGCCCGGCATGCTGCTGTCGGTCTCGATCGAAAGCGCGGCGCGGACTTCGACGGCGGTGCCCGAACTGGCGGTGGTCGGCGAGGGCGACAAGAACTTCGTCTTCGTGCTGGACGGCGACAAGGTGAAGCGCGTGCCGGTCACGCCGGGGCTCCGCCAGAACGGCAAGGTCGAGATCCTCGAAGGGCTGGCCCCCGGCCAGCGCGTCGTCACCGAAGGCGTGGTCAAGATCGCCGACGGACAGAAGGTCCGTGTCGCCGGCGCCGCCCAGCCCCGCACACAGGCCAGATAA
- the dxs gene encoding 1-deoxy-D-xylulose-5-phosphate synthase: MADLPSTPLLDTVDTPADLRKLDPKQLRQLADELRQETISAVGTTGGHLGSGLGVVELTTAIHYVFNTPEDRLVWDVGHQCYPHKILTGRRDRIRTLRQGGGLSGFTKRSESEYDPFGAAHSSTSISAALGFAIANKLNDRPCKAIAVIGDGSMSAGMAYEAMNNAEAAGNRLIVILNDNDMSIAPPVGGLSAYLARMVSSSEYLGLRNFAKRAIRRISRRVHNAAERAEEFTRTMVTGGTLFEELGFYYVGPIDGHNLDHLIPVLENARDIEHGPILIHVVTKKGKGYAPAEASADKYHGVQKFDVITGAQAKAPPGPPQYQNVFGETLAKLAETDERIVAITAAMPSGTGVDKFAKAHPDRAFDVGIAEQHAVTFAAGLAAQGMRPFCAIYSTFLQRAYDQVVHDVAIQNLPVRFAIDRAGLVGADGATHAGSFDVTYLATLPNFVVMAPSDEAELVHMTYTAAEHDSGPIAVRYPRGNGTGVALPEVPQRLEIGKGRIVREGKTVAILSLGTRLAEALKAADTLEAKGLSTTVADLRFAKPLDEALIRKLLTTHEVALTIEEGAIGGLGAHVLTMASDQGLIDAGLKLRTLRLPDIFQDQDKPELQYAEAGLDADAIVETVLKALRWNEAAVEGGVRA; the protein is encoded by the coding sequence ATGGCTGATCTACCAAGCACGCCGTTGCTCGATACCGTCGACACGCCCGCCGATCTCCGCAAGCTTGATCCGAAGCAGCTGCGCCAGCTCGCCGACGAGCTGCGTCAGGAGACGATTTCAGCCGTGGGCACCACCGGCGGGCATCTCGGCTCGGGCCTCGGCGTCGTCGAACTGACCACCGCGATCCATTATGTCTTCAACACGCCCGAAGACCGATTGGTCTGGGATGTCGGCCACCAATGCTATCCGCACAAGATCCTCACCGGCCGCCGCGACCGCATCCGCACGCTGCGCCAGGGCGGCGGGCTTTCGGGCTTCACCAAGCGCAGCGAGAGCGAATACGATCCGTTCGGCGCGGCGCATTCCTCGACCTCGATCAGCGCGGCTTTGGGCTTCGCGATCGCCAACAAGCTCAACGACAGGCCCTGCAAGGCGATCGCGGTGATCGGCGACGGCTCGATGAGCGCCGGCATGGCCTATGAGGCGATGAACAATGCCGAAGCCGCGGGCAATCGCCTCATCGTCATCCTCAACGACAACGACATGTCGATCGCGCCGCCCGTGGGCGGGCTATCGGCCTATCTCGCGCGGATGGTGTCGTCGTCCGAATATCTCGGCCTGCGCAACTTCGCCAAGCGCGCGATCCGCCGCATCTCGCGCCGCGTCCACAATGCCGCCGAGCGCGCCGAGGAATTCACGCGCACCATGGTAACCGGCGGCACGCTCTTCGAGGAGCTCGGCTTCTATTATGTCGGCCCGATCGACGGCCATAATCTCGACCACCTGATCCCGGTGCTGGAGAACGCCCGCGACATCGAGCATGGCCCGATCCTGATCCATGTCGTCACCAAGAAGGGCAAGGGCTATGCCCCGGCCGAGGCGTCGGCGGACAAATATCACGGCGTCCAGAAGTTCGACGTGATCACCGGCGCCCAGGCCAAGGCGCCTCCCGGCCCGCCGCAATATCAGAATGTGTTCGGCGAAACGCTGGCGAAGCTCGCCGAAACCGACGAGCGCATCGTCGCGATCACCGCCGCCATGCCCTCGGGCACCGGCGTCGATAAATTCGCCAAGGCGCATCCGGACCGCGCCTTCGATGTCGGCATTGCCGAGCAGCACGCCGTCACCTTCGCCGCCGGCCTCGCCGCGCAGGGCATGCGCCCGTTCTGCGCGATCTATTCGACCTTCCTCCAGCGCGCCTATGATCAGGTCGTCCATGACGTCGCGATCCAGAACCTGCCGGTCCGCTTCGCCATCGACCGTGCCGGGCTGGTCGGTGCCGACGGCGCCACCCATGCCGGCAGCTTCGATGTCACCTATCTGGCGACGCTCCCCAATTTCGTGGTGATGGCGCCCTCGGACGAGGCCGAGCTGGTCCATATGACCTACACCGCCGCCGAGCATGATTCCGGCCCCATCGCCGTCCGCTATCCGCGCGGCAACGGCACCGGCGTGGCGCTGCCCGAAGTTCCGCAGCGGCTCGAGATCGGCAAGGGCCGCATCGTCCGCGAAGGCAAGACCGTCGCCATCCTGTCGCTCGGCACCCGCCTCGCCGAAGCGCTCAAGGCCGCCGACACGCTCGAGGCCAAGGGCCTCAGCACCACCGTCGCCGACCTCCGCTTCGCCAAGCCGCTCGACGAGGCGCTGATCCGCAAGCTCCTCACCACCCACGAAGTCGCGCTGACCATCGAGGAAGGCGCAATCGGCGGCCTCGGCGCCCATGTCCTGACCATGGCCAGCGATCAGGGCCTGATCGACGCCGGCCTCAAGCTGCGCACCCTGCGCCTGCCCGATATATTCCAGGACCAGGACAAGCCCGAGCTGCAATATGCCGAGGCGGGATTGGATGCCGACGCGATCGTGGAGACGGTGCTCAAGGCGCTGCGGTGGAACGAGGCGGCGGTCGAGGGCGGCGTGCGGGCCTAG
- a CDS encoding transcriptional repressor yields the protein MHAHDHHEHEGHDLTRAAQTTLEKSGEQWTAMRERVFEALASFDKPASAYDIAEAVSKAEGRRIAANSVYRILDLFVGSNLARRVESANAYMANTHPDCLHDCIFLVCDNCGQTTHLDDDSITKTVRAAAKGAGFSPERPVIEVRGKCADCD from the coding sequence ATGCACGCGCACGATCATCACGAGCATGAGGGCCATGACCTCACCCGCGCCGCCCAGACCACGCTGGAGAAATCCGGCGAGCAATGGACGGCGATGCGCGAGCGCGTGTTCGAGGCCCTGGCCAGCTTCGACAAGCCGGCTTCCGCCTATGACATCGCCGAAGCGGTTTCCAAGGCCGAAGGACGCCGCATCGCCGCCAACAGCGTCTATCGCATCCTCGATCTGTTCGTCGGCTCGAATCTCGCCCGCCGCGTCGAGAGCGCCAACGCCTATATGGCCAACACCCATCCCGATTGCCTGCACGACTGCATCTTCCTGGTTTGCGACAATTGCGGCCAGACCACGCATCTCGACGACGATTCGATCACCAAGACGGTGCGCGCCGCCGCCAAGGGGGCGGGCTTCTCGCCCGAGCGCCCGGTGATCGAGGTCCGCGGCAAATGCGCCGATTGCGACTGA
- a CDS encoding TspO/MBR family protein has product MREIASRGQLWAAYLRWAVVTVPFILLLGFTSARLAPSGSENPWFTRLVKPEIMPPDYAFPIAWTVLYVLMGLALAMIINARGSTLRGPALVVFAVQMAVNLAWSPVFFGMHLVVPALIIIGVLFVLALITTILFGRIRMGAAVLLLPYLAWIGFAGYLLFQINELNPNAASLVPSRSADQIQIH; this is encoded by the coding sequence ATGAGGGAAATCGCATCGCGAGGCCAATTGTGGGCCGCCTATCTGCGCTGGGCGGTGGTCACCGTGCCCTTCATCCTGCTGCTCGGCTTCACCTCGGCGCGGCTGGCGCCCTCGGGATCCGAGAATCCGTGGTTCACGCGGCTGGTGAAGCCCGAGATCATGCCACCCGATTATGCCTTCCCGATCGCGTGGACGGTGCTCTACGTGCTGATGGGGCTGGCGCTGGCGATGATCATCAACGCGCGCGGATCGACGCTGCGCGGGCCGGCGCTGGTGGTGTTCGCGGTGCAGATGGCGGTCAACCTCGCCTGGTCGCCGGTATTTTTCGGGATGCACCTGGTGGTGCCGGCGCTGATCATCATCGGCGTGCTGTTCGTCCTCGCGCTGATCACGACGATCCTTTTCGGGCGGATCCGCATGGGCGCGGCGGTGCTGCTGCTGCCCTATCTCGCCTGGATCGGCTTTGCGGGGTATCTGCTTTTCCAGATCAACGAGCTCAATCCGAACGCCGCAAGCCTTGTACCTTCGCGTTCGGCTGACCAAATCCAGATCCACTGA
- a CDS encoding TlyA family RNA methyltransferase — protein sequence MAKQRADQMLVDRGLAESRTRAQALIMAGLVFAGDRKVEKSGQTFPDDVVLDVRGRDHPWVSRGGIKLAHALEHFGWDVTGAVAIDVGSSTGGFTDVLLSKGAARVYAVDSGTNQLAWKLRQDERVIVHEQTSARVLTAAHIPEPIDLIVCDASFIGLAKVLDVPFGFARPGARLLALIKPQFEAGRDEVGKGGVVRDPQIHARVCREVGDWVTGRGWRVEGVVESPIKGPEGNVEFLIAAVQETSPQSLAFSQSPE from the coding sequence ATGGCCAAGCAGCGCGCCGATCAGATGCTCGTCGATCGCGGGCTGGCCGAAAGCCGGACGCGCGCGCAGGCGCTGATCATGGCTGGGCTGGTATTCGCCGGCGACCGCAAGGTGGAGAAATCCGGGCAGACCTTTCCCGACGATGTCGTGCTCGATGTGCGCGGGCGCGATCATCCCTGGGTGTCGCGCGGCGGGATCAAGCTGGCGCATGCGCTCGAGCATTTCGGCTGGGACGTGACTGGCGCGGTGGCGATCGATGTCGGCTCCTCGACCGGCGGCTTCACCGATGTGCTGCTGAGCAAAGGCGCGGCACGGGTCTATGCGGTGGACAGCGGCACCAACCAGCTGGCGTGGAAACTGCGTCAGGACGAACGGGTGATCGTCCATGAGCAGACCAGCGCCCGGGTGCTGACCGCGGCGCACATCCCCGAGCCGATCGATCTGATCGTCTGCGACGCCAGCTTCATCGGGCTCGCCAAGGTGCTCGACGTGCCGTTCGGTTTTGCCCGGCCAGGGGCGCGGCTGCTGGCGCTGATCAAGCCGCAGTTCGAAGCCGGGCGCGACGAGGTAGGCAAGGGCGGGGTGGTGCGCGATCCGCAGATTCACGCCCGCGTCTGCCGGGAAGTCGGCGACTGGGTGACGGGCAGGGGCTGGCGCGTCGAAGGCGTGGTCGAGAGCCCGATCAAGGGCCCCGAGGGAAATGTCGAATTTCTCATCGCGGCCGTGCAGGAAACATCCCCGCAATCGCTTGCGTTTAGCCAGAGCCCCGAATAG
- a CDS encoding efflux RND transporter permease subunit — translation MQISDLSVRRPVFAAVMAILLTIVGAVGFMSLSVREYPDTDPPIVSVQTIYTGAAASVIEARITQVLEEQLSGVEGLQTITSRSRDGTSDISVEFRPGRNIDVAANDVRDRVAAAANDLPEDALAPQVRKVDADASPIMFITISRPGWSQLELSDWVDRNLTDRFANIDGVARVFVGGEARPSMRVWLNPGKLAAFRLTPGDVEAALRKQNVELPAGRLESAQQNTTLRVSRPFQTPQSFAQLVVGRGADGYQVKLGDVARVEQGAENPYSRFRVNGEAAVGLGIVRQSGANTLAVADAAKKMMTDLSPTLPQGMTMEVGSDDSMFIGRAIESVWHTLAEAAVLVVLVIFLFLGSWRATLIPAVTVPICLLGSCAVLWGFGFSINLLTLLAMVLAIGLVVDDAIVVLENVYHRIEEGEPPLVAAYRGTRQVGFAVLSTTLVVIAVFVPVCFLAGQTGLLFRELAVAMIGAIAFSGFLALSLTPMLCSKLLRHETRGRFTGWVDRQFSKLEGFYGRRLDWALRKPLIPIVVIVAFLALSAFAFTALRSELAPAEDQGIAQVQISAPEGTGFDQMDRYMTQAQGKILPLIDKGAVHTIITRTPGGFGASDDFNSGSLVVFLKPWEERSVTTQQVAAELNKVLAGLPAVRGNASVRSALGRGRGQPIGFVIAGTNYEDLVKARDRILAAAAQNPGIVNLDSDYKETKPQLRVDVDTQRAGDLGVSVADVSQALQSLLGSRRVSTYVDRGEEYRVIVQAEQADRENLANLASIYVRARDGGLVPLSNLVTTRQAAGPRDLGRFNKLRAITLQGGIAPGYSMGEALAFLREQAAASPEVLAVGYRGESQAFVETGGSILAVFGITILIVYLVLAAQFESFVHPGVIIMTVPLAVGGGLIGLLISGSSLNLYSQIGIVMLVGLAAKNGILIVEFANQLRDKGAEIGDAIRQAAQRRLRAILMTSIATAAGAVPLAIASGAGGAARSSIGVVIVFGVSLATLITLFLIPILYSRLAKRTGSPEAVGRKLDAALGESVAPQPAE, via the coding sequence GTGCAGATCTCGGACCTTTCCGTCCGCCGCCCCGTATTCGCGGCGGTGATGGCGATCCTGCTGACGATTGTCGGCGCCGTCGGCTTCATGTCGCTGTCGGTACGCGAATATCCCGATACCGACCCGCCGATCGTATCGGTGCAGACCATTTATACCGGCGCCGCCGCCAGCGTGATCGAGGCGCGGATCACGCAGGTGCTCGAAGAGCAATTGTCGGGCGTCGAGGGGCTGCAGACGATCACCTCGCGCTCGCGCGATGGCACCTCGGACATTTCGGTCGAGTTCCGCCCGGGCCGCAATATCGACGTGGCGGCGAACGATGTGCGCGACCGCGTCGCGGCGGCAGCGAACGATCTGCCCGAGGACGCGCTGGCGCCACAGGTCCGCAAGGTCGATGCCGATGCGTCGCCGATCATGTTCATCACGATCAGCCGTCCGGGCTGGTCGCAGCTCGAACTGTCCGACTGGGTCGATCGCAACCTGACCGACCGCTTCGCCAATATCGACGGCGTCGCGCGCGTCTTCGTCGGCGGTGAGGCGCGACCGTCGATGCGGGTCTGGCTCAATCCCGGCAAGCTCGCGGCGTTCCGCCTGACCCCGGGGGATGTCGAGGCCGCGTTGCGCAAGCAGAATGTCGAGCTCCCCGCCGGACGGCTCGAATCGGCACAGCAGAACACCACGCTGCGCGTCAGCCGCCCGTTCCAGACGCCGCAGAGCTTCGCGCAGCTCGTGGTCGGGCGCGGGGCGGACGGGTATCAGGTGAAGCTGGGCGATGTCGCCCGTGTCGAGCAGGGTGCGGAAAACCCCTATTCGCGCTTCCGGGTCAATGGCGAGGCGGCGGTCGGTCTCGGCATCGTCCGCCAATCGGGCGCCAACACGCTGGCGGTGGCGGATGCCGCCAAGAAGATGATGACCGATCTCTCGCCGACCCTGCCGCAAGGCATGACGATGGAAGTGGGATCGGACGATTCGATGTTCATCGGCCGCGCGATCGAAAGCGTGTGGCACACGCTGGCCGAGGCGGCGGTGCTGGTTGTGCTGGTGATCTTCCTGTTCCTGGGAAGCTGGCGCGCGACACTGATCCCGGCGGTGACGGTGCCGATCTGCCTGCTCGGCAGCTGCGCGGTTTTGTGGGGCTTCGGCTTCTCGATCAACCTGCTGACGCTGCTCGCGATGGTGCTCGCGATCGGCCTGGTGGTCGATGACGCGATCGTCGTGCTCGAAAATGTCTATCACCGGATCGAGGAAGGCGAGCCGCCGCTCGTTGCCGCGTATCGCGGCACCCGGCAGGTCGGCTTCGCGGTGCTCTCGACGACGCTGGTGGTTATCGCGGTGTTCGTGCCGGTGTGCTTCCTTGCCGGCCAGACCGGCCTTTTGTTCCGCGAGCTGGCGGTGGCGATGATCGGGGCGATCGCCTTTTCGGGCTTCCTCGCGCTCAGCCTCACACCGATGCTCTGCTCGAAACTGCTGCGGCACGAAACGCGCGGGCGATTCACCGGCTGGGTGGACAGGCAGTTCAGCAAGCTGGAAGGATTTTACGGACGCCGGCTGGATTGGGCGCTGCGCAAGCCGCTGATCCCGATCGTCGTCATCGTCGCGTTCCTCGCTTTGTCGGCGTTCGCCTTCACCGCGCTTCGCTCCGAGCTGGCTCCGGCCGAGGACCAGGGCATCGCGCAGGTCCAGATCAGCGCTCCCGAAGGTACCGGCTTCGATCAGATGGACCGCTACATGACGCAGGCGCAGGGCAAGATCCTGCCGCTGATCGATAAGGGCGCGGTCCATACGATCATCACGCGGACCCCCGGCGGCTTCGGCGCGAGCGACGATTTCAACAGCGGCTCCCTCGTCGTCTTCCTCAAGCCGTGGGAGGAGCGCAGCGTCACCACCCAGCAGGTCGCGGCCGAACTCAACAAGGTGCTCGCCGGCCTGCCCGCGGTTCGCGGCAACGCGTCGGTCCGCTCGGCGCTGGGCCGTGGGCGCGGCCAGCCGATCGGCTTCGTCATCGCCGGCACCAACTATGAGGATCTCGTCAAGGCGCGCGACCGCATCCTCGCCGCCGCCGCGCAGAACCCCGGCATCGTCAACCTCGATTCCGACTACAAGGAGACCAAGCCGCAGCTCCGTGTCGATGTGGATACGCAGCGCGCCGGCGATCTGGGGGTGTCAGTCGCCGACGTCAGCCAGGCGCTGCAGTCGCTGCTCGGCTCGCGCCGCGTCTCGACCTATGTCGATCGCGGCGAGGAATATCGCGTGATCGTCCAGGCCGAACAGGCTGACCGCGAGAATCTCGCCAATCTCGCCTCGATCTATGTCCGCGCCCGCGATGGCGGCCTGGTGCCCCTGTCGAACCTCGTCACGACGCGGCAGGCGGCGGGGCCGCGCGATCTCGGCCGCTTCAACAAGCTGCGTGCCATCACTCTCCAGGGCGGCATCGCGCCGGGCTATTCGATGGGCGAGGCGCTGGCGTTCCTGCGCGAACAGGCGGCGGCGTCGCCCGAGGTGCTGGCGGTCGGCTATCGCGGCGAGAGCCAGGCGTTCGTCGAGACCGGCGGATCGATCCTGGCGGTGTTCGGAATCACCATCCTGATCGTCTATCTGGTGCTCGCCGCGCAGTTCGAAAGCTTCGTCCATCCCGGCGTGATCATCATGACCGTGCCGCTGGCGGTGGGCGGCGGGCTGATCGGGCTGCTGATCTCGGGCTCGTCGCTCAACCTTTATAGCCAGATCGGCATCGTCATGCTGGTCGGTCTCGCCGCCAAGAACGGCATCCTGATCGTCGAGTTCGCCAACCAGCTGCGCGACAAGGGCGCGGAGATCGGCGACGCGATCCGCCAGGCGGCGCAGCGCCGGCTGCGCGCGATCCTGATGACCTCGATCGCGACCGCCGCCGGCGCGGTGCCGCTGGCCATCGCCAGCGGGGCGGGCGGGGCGGCGCGTTCGTCGATCGGCGTGGTCATCGTTTTCGGCGTGTCCCTCGCCACCCTCATCACCCTGTTCCTAATTCCGATTCTCTACTCTAGGCTTGCCAAGCGAACTGGCTCGCCCGAAGCTGTGGGTCGCAAGCTGGACGCGGCGCTGGGGGAGAGCGTGGCGCCGCAGCCGGCGGAATGA
- a CDS encoding lysozyme inhibitor LprI family protein — protein MLFALALAASLAPMDDGYDACMENAVTNPDFIACGYALIERRDVELNRVWKEAIADLDAPTKAALLAEQRSWNDFKEKSCAYWMTGAFGRDGQTVHFYTCRAAVIDARIEYLSDIGNTGGPDEEPAKE, from the coding sequence ATGCTCTTCGCTCTCGCGCTCGCCGCTTCGCTGGCCCCCATGGATGATGGCTATGACGCCTGCATGGAGAATGCGGTCACCAACCCGGATTTCATCGCCTGCGGCTATGCGTTGATCGAGCGGCGTGACGTCGAGCTCAACCGTGTGTGGAAGGAAGCGATCGCCGATCTCGACGCGCCGACCAAGGCAGCGTTGCTGGCCGAGCAACGGTCGTGGAACGACTTCAAGGAAAAGAGCTGCGCCTATTGGATGACGGGCGCGTTCGGGCGCGACGGGCAGACGGTGCATTTCTACACCTGCCGGGCTGCCGTGATCGACGCGCGAATCGAATATCTGAGTGACATCGGGAATACCGGCGGTCCTGACGAGGAGCCGGCCAAGGAGTAG
- a CDS encoding accessory factor UbiK family protein, translating to MQSDNRLFDDFVKFVNGAAGTMAGMAREGADATRERAREWLGGLDFVARDEFEAVKAMAAAARDENEELKSRIAALEAQLAKPKAAKKPAAGS from the coding sequence ATGCAGAGCGACAACCGCCTGTTCGACGATTTCGTCAAGTTCGTGAACGGCGCGGCCGGCACCATGGCCGGCATGGCCCGTGAAGGCGCGGACGCGACCCGCGAGCGCGCCAGGGAATGGCTCGGCGGGCTCGATTTCGTCGCCCGCGACGAGTTCGAAGCGGTCAAGGCGATGGCCGCCGCCGCGCGCGACGAGAATGAGGAATTGAAATCGCGCATCGCCGCGCTCGAGGCACAGCTCGCCAAGCCCAAGGCGGCCAAGAAGCCCGCTGCGGGAAGCTGA